Proteins encoded in a region of the Schaalia hyovaginalis genome:
- a CDS encoding sodium:proton antiporter, with the protein MTFPWWSLLPFVAMLACIALLPIIPATSHWWEKRSSQLIIALALGIPTLVYMRIMAGTGALIETGVEYVQFIALLLALFVISGGIHLEGDIEATPRNNTAFLAVGGVLASFVGTTGAAMLLIRPILATNKERVNRVHTVLFTIFVVANCGGLLTPLGDPPLFLGFLQGVPFTWTLGLWKEWLFVLVLLLVSYYSIDSIAYAAEPSTAIERDESEVTPLRLEGAVNLVFFAAVILAVAFVPSWDGKLLAEGHAHGAQLVPWREIVMLGAAAASYALGDSRVRFEKNAFTWAPIAEVATLFIGIFSTMAPALRFLEQVAPSLPLSRITFFLFSGSLSSVLDNAPTYLTFFEMAKSLGGPEPLIAGVPEHFLVPISLGAVLCGAITYIGNGPNFMVKSVAESDGVPMPSFGAYVVKAFEHLVPILAAMTLIFVAETPVPRILGVVIALAILALAGVRIARAKRSTRRGA; encoded by the coding sequence ATGACCTTCCCCTGGTGGTCCCTCCTCCCCTTCGTCGCGATGCTCGCCTGCATCGCCCTCCTCCCCATCATCCCCGCGACCTCGCACTGGTGGGAGAAACGGTCCAGCCAGCTCATCATCGCACTCGCACTGGGCATCCCGACCCTCGTCTACATGCGGATCATGGCCGGAACCGGGGCGCTCATCGAAACCGGCGTCGAGTACGTGCAATTCATCGCCCTGCTCCTCGCCCTCTTCGTAATCTCGGGCGGCATCCACCTCGAGGGCGACATCGAAGCCACTCCCCGGAACAACACCGCCTTCCTCGCCGTGGGCGGCGTCCTCGCCTCCTTCGTCGGGACCACGGGCGCGGCCATGCTCCTCATCCGCCCGATCCTCGCCACCAACAAGGAGCGCGTCAACCGAGTCCACACGGTCCTCTTCACGATCTTCGTCGTCGCCAACTGCGGCGGCCTCCTCACCCCCCTCGGCGACCCGCCGCTCTTCCTCGGCTTCCTCCAAGGGGTGCCCTTCACATGGACCCTCGGACTGTGGAAGGAATGGCTCTTCGTCCTCGTCCTGCTGCTCGTCTCCTACTACTCCATCGATTCCATCGCATACGCCGCCGAGCCCTCCACCGCGATCGAACGCGATGAATCCGAAGTCACGCCGCTGCGCCTCGAAGGCGCGGTCAACCTCGTCTTCTTCGCGGCGGTCATCCTCGCGGTCGCCTTCGTCCCCTCGTGGGACGGCAAACTCCTCGCCGAGGGCCACGCGCACGGCGCCCAGCTCGTGCCCTGGAGGGAGATCGTGATGCTCGGCGCGGCCGCCGCCTCCTACGCGCTCGGCGACTCGAGGGTCCGCTTCGAGAAGAACGCCTTCACCTGGGCGCCCATCGCCGAGGTCGCAACGCTCTTCATCGGCATCTTCTCGACGATGGCGCCGGCGCTGCGCTTCCTCGAGCAGGTCGCCCCCTCGCTTCCGCTCAGCAGGATCACCTTCTTCCTCTTCTCCGGATCCCTCTCCTCCGTGCTCGACAACGCGCCCACCTACCTCACCTTCTTCGAAATGGCGAAGTCCCTCGGCGGGCCCGAACCGCTCATCGCCGGCGTGCCCGAGCACTTCCTCGTCCCGATCTCGCTCGGCGCCGTCCTGTGCGGCGCCATCACCTACATCGGGAACGGCCCGAACTTCATGGTGAAATCGGTCGCCGAATCCGATGGGGTCCCCATGCCCTCCTTCGGCGCCTACGTCGTCAAGGCCTTCGAGCACCTGGTGCCGATCCTGGCGGCCATGACCCTGATCTTCGTAGCGGAGACGCCCGTTCCCCGCATTCTCGGAGTCGTCATCGCACTCGCGATCCTCGCGCTCGCGGGAGTCCGGATCGCGCGCGCAAAGCGGTCGACCCGCCGCGGGGCCTGA
- a CDS encoding carbohydrate ABC transporter permease yields the protein MSAVTASAIPNKTRSNPVGKAVLYLVLVALTLVFIGPLLFILNNSFKGRFFISDDPFALPLSEYWVGVENYINGLNTTNFFAAAGWSFFITIGSVIVIVFFCAMTAYYITRVKTWWTNALYLLFVFSMVVPFQMVMFPTVKIADMLHLDNPLGMILLYLGFGAGLSTFIFSGFVKSIPVEIEEASMIDGCGPLQNYFRIVMPMLKPVMITVAILNAMWVWNDYLLPYLIIGLSTPYKTIPVVVQQLVGSHGSNDMGALMAMLVLAIIPIVAFYLSSQKYIIEGVVAGAVKG from the coding sequence ATGAGCGCCGTCACCGCATCCGCAATCCCCAACAAGACGCGGAGCAACCCCGTGGGCAAGGCAGTCCTCTACCTCGTCCTCGTCGCCCTCACGCTCGTCTTCATCGGGCCGCTCCTCTTCATCCTCAACAACTCCTTCAAGGGCCGCTTCTTCATCTCCGACGACCCCTTCGCCCTCCCCCTGAGCGAGTACTGGGTCGGCGTGGAGAACTACATCAACGGCCTGAACACGACCAACTTCTTCGCAGCCGCCGGCTGGTCCTTCTTCATCACGATCGGCTCGGTCATCGTCATCGTCTTCTTCTGCGCGATGACCGCCTACTACATCACCCGCGTGAAGACCTGGTGGACGAACGCCCTCTACCTCCTCTTCGTCTTCTCGATGGTCGTCCCCTTCCAGATGGTGATGTTCCCGACCGTCAAGATCGCCGACATGCTCCACCTCGACAACCCGCTCGGCATGATCCTCCTCTACCTCGGCTTCGGCGCCGGCCTGTCGACCTTCATCTTCTCCGGCTTCGTCAAGTCGATCCCGGTCGAGATCGAAGAGGCCTCGATGATCGACGGATGCGGGCCGCTCCAGAACTACTTCCGCATCGTCATGCCGATGCTCAAGCCCGTCATGATCACGGTCGCGATCCTCAACGCGATGTGGGTGTGGAACGACTACCTCCTCCCCTACCTCATCATCGGCCTGTCGACGCCCTACAAGACGATCCCGGTCGTCGTCCAGCAGCTCGTCGGCTCGCACGGCTCGAACGACATGGGCGCCCTCATGGCGATGCTCGTGCTCGCGATCATCCCGATCGTCGCCTTCTACCTCTCGAGCCAGAAGTACATCATCGAGGGCGTCGTCGCCGGCGCGGTGAAGGGCTGA
- a CDS encoding ribose-5-phosphate isomerase, with protein MRVHIGTDHAGFELKERVVAHLRDAGHEVVDHGAHEYDSLDDYPPFCFEAAEAVVADPGSLGVVIGGSGNGEQMAANCVKGVRAALVWNESTARLAREHNDANVVSVGARQHSVEECLALIDAFLETPFSEDERHQRRIDLMSAYEESHRA; from the coding sequence ATGCGAGTTCATATTGGAACCGATCACGCCGGGTTCGAGCTGAAGGAGCGCGTGGTCGCTCATCTGCGGGACGCGGGTCATGAGGTCGTCGATCACGGCGCCCATGAGTACGACTCCCTCGACGACTACCCGCCGTTCTGCTTCGAAGCCGCTGAGGCCGTCGTCGCCGATCCCGGTTCGCTCGGCGTCGTCATCGGCGGGTCGGGCAACGGTGAGCAGATGGCCGCCAACTGCGTGAAGGGCGTGCGCGCCGCCCTGGTGTGGAATGAGTCGACGGCCAGGCTCGCCCGCGAGCACAACGACGCGAATGTCGTGTCGGTGGGCGCGCGTCAGCACTCCGTCGAGGAGTGCCTCGCCCTGATCGACGCCTTCCTCGAAACGCCCTTCTCCGAGGACGAGCGCCATCAGCGCCGCATCGACCTCATGAGCGCCTACGAGGAGTCGCATCGCGCCTGA
- a CDS encoding Nramp family divalent metal transporter has protein sequence MPKSSAPRSAPPPKDRRLLPLLGPAFVAAVAYVDPGNVAANITAGARYGYLLVWVLIVSNIAAMLIQYLSAKLGLVTGDSLPRLLGERLGRPARLAFWIQAELIAAATDLAEVIGGALALHLLFGTDLLLGGIIVGAVSTLLLTWQGRGRQRRFEGIVITLLLIITIGFLGGLVAAPPSASGIASGIVPRFAGPDSVLVAASMLGATVMPHAVYLHSSLVNDHHEDRPPQEALPRLLRATRIDIGWALGLAGLVNIGLLLLAASALAGVEGTDTIEGAHAAISSALGPAVATVFAIGLLASGLASTSVGAYAGSEIMSGLLKVRIPLVWRRLITLAPALLILALGAEPTWALVVSQVALSFGIPFAIIPLMALTRDRRLMGEFADSRIIRIGADLVAALIIGLNLLLIGLTLAPGSGAP, from the coding sequence GTGCCGAAGTCTTCTGCTCCGCGGTCAGCGCCGCCACCCAAGGACCGACGACTCCTCCCCCTCCTCGGCCCCGCCTTCGTCGCCGCCGTCGCCTACGTCGACCCCGGTAACGTCGCCGCCAACATCACGGCGGGCGCCAGATACGGCTACCTCCTCGTCTGGGTCCTCATCGTCTCCAACATCGCGGCGATGCTCATCCAGTACCTCAGCGCGAAACTCGGGCTCGTCACCGGCGACTCCCTCCCCCGCCTCCTCGGCGAACGCCTCGGACGCCCCGCGCGCCTCGCCTTCTGGATCCAGGCCGAACTCATCGCCGCCGCCACCGACCTCGCCGAGGTCATCGGCGGCGCGCTCGCGCTCCACCTCCTCTTCGGCACCGACCTCCTCCTCGGGGGGATCATCGTCGGCGCCGTCTCCACGCTCCTGCTCACCTGGCAGGGCAGAGGGCGCCAGCGCCGCTTCGAAGGCATCGTCATCACCCTCCTCCTCATCATCACCATCGGCTTCCTCGGCGGCCTCGTCGCCGCCCCGCCCTCGGCGAGCGGAATCGCATCCGGGATCGTTCCGCGCTTCGCCGGGCCCGACTCGGTCCTCGTCGCCGCCTCGATGCTCGGCGCGACCGTGATGCCGCACGCCGTCTACCTGCACTCATCCCTGGTCAACGACCACCACGAGGACCGGCCCCCGCAGGAGGCCCTTCCGCGCCTCCTGCGCGCGACCCGAATCGACATCGGATGGGCGCTCGGACTCGCAGGACTCGTCAACATCGGTCTGCTCCTCCTCGCCGCCTCCGCCCTCGCGGGCGTCGAGGGCACCGACACCATCGAAGGCGCGCACGCCGCGATCTCCTCGGCCCTGGGCCCCGCGGTCGCAACGGTCTTCGCGATCGGGCTGCTCGCCTCCGGACTGGCCTCGACCTCCGTCGGCGCCTACGCCGGCTCCGAGATCATGTCCGGCCTGCTCAAAGTCCGCATCCCCCTGGTCTGGCGCAGGCTCATCACCCTCGCCCCCGCGCTCCTCATCCTCGCGCTCGGCGCCGAACCCACCTGGGCGCTCGTCGTCTCCCAGGTCGCCCTCTCCTTCGGCATCCCCTTCGCGATCATCCCCCTGATGGCGCTCACCCGCGACCGGCGGCTCATGGGGGAATTCGCGGATTCACGGATCATCCGGATCGGCGCCGACCTCGTCGCCGCCCTCATCATCGGGCTCAACCTCCTCCTCATCGGATTGACCCTCGCCCCGGGCTCAGGGGCCCCGTAA
- a CDS encoding LacI family DNA-binding transcriptional regulator has product MPPEVKRPTIKDIAKAAGVGVVTVSRALNDKPDVSEATRGRILALAEEMGYRPNRHARFLKLTHNPAIAVMMKGIDNPFFGRMLDTMETAVRERDHLLTVVKVPHWGDEVEEAITLVDEEMVAGVIFLGGSFSHEARVFERMRVPFVLSTVSRLDKVPDGMYSSVSVDDELEAARAVRHLIDLGHRRIAVLGVDPADVSVGAQRVSGYRHALEEAGIAVDEELVRYEVLDQEDPYTFEHGYRLAQRLLAERPDVTAVFAIADVLAIGALRAIREAGRRVPEDLSIIGFDGITIGDFVEPRLTTLAQPPERIAQLTCDILFDQMASGPVQHVFVPGMIREGGSTAPAPAL; this is encoded by the coding sequence GTGCCCCCCGAAGTGAAGCGACCGACGATCAAGGACATCGCCAAGGCCGCAGGAGTCGGCGTCGTCACCGTCTCGCGGGCCCTCAACGACAAGCCCGATGTCTCGGAGGCGACCCGCGGGCGGATCCTCGCCCTCGCCGAGGAGATGGGATACCGCCCGAACCGGCATGCGCGCTTCCTCAAGCTCACGCACAACCCCGCCATCGCCGTCATGATGAAGGGCATCGACAACCCCTTCTTCGGCCGGATGCTCGACACGATGGAGACGGCCGTGCGCGAGCGGGACCACCTCCTCACGGTCGTCAAAGTCCCCCACTGGGGGGACGAGGTCGAGGAGGCGATCACCCTGGTCGATGAGGAGATGGTGGCGGGGGTGATCTTCCTCGGGGGGTCCTTCTCGCACGAGGCCCGCGTCTTCGAGCGCATGCGCGTGCCCTTCGTCCTGTCGACGGTGTCGCGCCTCGACAAGGTTCCGGACGGCATGTACTCCTCCGTCTCGGTCGACGACGAGCTCGAGGCGGCGAGGGCCGTGCGCCATCTCATCGACCTCGGCCACCGGCGCATCGCGGTCCTCGGCGTCGACCCCGCGGACGTGTCCGTCGGCGCCCAACGGGTCTCAGGGTACCGCCACGCCCTCGAGGAGGCGGGGATCGCGGTCGACGAGGAGCTCGTCCGCTACGAGGTGCTCGACCAGGAGGACCCCTACACCTTCGAGCACGGGTACCGCCTCGCCCAGCGCCTCCTCGCCGAACGCCCCGATGTCACCGCGGTCTTCGCCATCGCCGATGTTCTCGCGATCGGCGCCCTGCGGGCGATCAGGGAGGCGGGTCGGCGCGTCCCCGAGGATCTTTCGATCATCGGCTTCGACGGCATCACGATCGGCGACTTCGTCGAGCCGCGCCTGACGACCCTCGCCCAGCCGCCCGAGCGGATCGCGCAGCTCACCTGCGACATCCTCTTCGATCAGATGGCCTCCGGCCCCGTCCAGCACGTCTTCGTGCCGGGGATGATCCGCGAGGGCGGATCGACGGCCCCCGCCCCCGCGCTCTAG
- a CDS encoding carbohydrate ABC transporter permease encodes MLKSLKRFGPVFLGPTLFAFTLAFLAPFAIGLYLSLCKFTTVTNASFVGIANYIDAFSASQGFVRALIFTAAVTILSVITVNVFAFAIAYALTRKLKGTNFFRTVFFMPNLIGGIVLGYTWQTIINAVLLHWQTTLVTNATYGFIGIIILLNWQMVGYMMIIYIAGLQAVPKDLIEAAEIDGAGKWLILKNVTIPMVMPSITICLFLTLSNSFKLYDQNLALTNGQPLDMTEMAALNIVNTFFSRVGYEGVGQAKAVVFFLIVSLIAFIQLRATRGKEVEA; translated from the coding sequence ATGCTGAAGAGCCTCAAGAGATTCGGGCCAGTCTTCCTCGGCCCCACACTATTCGCATTCACCCTCGCCTTCCTCGCCCCATTCGCGATCGGCCTCTACCTGTCACTGTGCAAGTTCACGACGGTGACGAACGCGTCCTTCGTCGGCATCGCCAACTACATCGACGCCTTCTCCGCATCGCAGGGCTTCGTCCGCGCGCTCATCTTCACCGCCGCCGTGACGATCCTGTCGGTCATCACCGTCAACGTCTTCGCCTTCGCGATCGCCTACGCCCTCACCCGCAAGCTCAAGGGCACCAACTTCTTCCGCACCGTGTTCTTCATGCCGAACCTCATCGGCGGCATCGTGCTCGGCTACACCTGGCAGACGATCATCAACGCGGTCCTCCTCCACTGGCAGACGACCCTCGTCACGAACGCGACCTACGGCTTCATCGGCATCATCATCCTGCTCAACTGGCAGATGGTCGGCTACATGATGATCATCTACATCGCGGGCCTGCAGGCCGTGCCGAAGGACCTCATCGAAGCCGCCGAGATCGACGGCGCCGGCAAGTGGCTGATCCTCAAGAACGTGACCATCCCGATGGTCATGCCCTCGATCACGATCTGCCTCTTCCTCACGCTGAGCAACTCCTTCAAGCTCTACGACCAGAACCTCGCCCTCACCAACGGCCAGCCCCTCGACATGACGGAGATGGCCGCACTCAACATCGTCAACACATTCTTCTCGCGCGTCGGATACGAGGGCGTCGGCCAGGCCAAGGCCGTGGTCTTCTTCCTCATCGTCTCCCTCATCGCATTCATCCAGCTGCGCGCCACCCGAGGCAAGGAGGTCGAGGCATGA
- the malQ gene encoding 4-alpha-glucanotransferase, with product MFEARRSGILMPISSLPGPWGIGCFSAEAEGFIDSLAAAGQEIWQILPLGPTGYGDSPYSSFSTFAGNHYFIDPERLVEAGLLVPSELEGMEWGDDVERVDYGALYASRNAVLRIAFSRALDLGLNCEFLEFEERASAWLDDFALFMTAKGLNDQAPWTTWPEGLRHRDPRALEELRNDHPEEIRYWKWLQWVFDCQWRSLHARAAAAGVKILGDIPIYVAADSADAWAHPELFDLDEDLAPRRVAGVPPDGFSATGQVWGNPLYDWERHREQGYSWWIERMRRQLELVDVVRLDHFRGLESYFAVPAGEDTAANGVWEAGPGMELFSALTSALGPLPLILEDLGYLTQEVIDLREASGYPGMQILQFAFDSREPADYQPHRFPRDSVVYTGTHDNNTLVGWYRTLSQADREKSIVYLNNARTPESERPWDFITRAMTSVANTCIVPMADYLCLDGDARMNTPAVPEGNWQWRMAPGAFDEALVDRIRALTEVSERAAGN from the coding sequence GTGTTCGAGGCACGCCGTTCCGGCATTCTCATGCCGATCTCCTCCCTGCCCGGGCCGTGGGGAATCGGATGCTTCTCGGCAGAGGCCGAGGGCTTCATCGATTCCCTCGCGGCCGCGGGCCAGGAGATCTGGCAGATCCTGCCCCTCGGTCCCACCGGTTACGGGGATTCGCCCTACTCGAGCTTCTCCACCTTCGCCGGCAACCACTACTTCATCGACCCCGAGCGCCTGGTCGAAGCCGGTCTGCTCGTGCCCTCGGAGTTGGAGGGGATGGAGTGGGGCGATGACGTCGAGCGCGTCGACTACGGCGCCCTGTACGCCTCGCGCAACGCGGTCCTGCGCATCGCCTTCTCGAGGGCGCTCGACCTCGGCCTCAACTGCGAATTCCTCGAATTCGAGGAACGCGCGAGCGCCTGGCTCGACGACTTCGCCCTCTTCATGACGGCCAAGGGCCTGAACGATCAGGCCCCGTGGACGACGTGGCCCGAGGGCCTTCGCCACCGCGATCCGCGCGCGCTCGAGGAGCTGCGCAACGATCATCCCGAAGAGATCCGCTACTGGAAGTGGCTCCAGTGGGTCTTCGACTGCCAGTGGCGCTCCCTCCACGCGCGAGCGGCGGCGGCCGGCGTCAAGATCCTCGGCGACATCCCGATCTACGTCGCCGCCGACTCCGCCGACGCATGGGCCCACCCCGAGCTCTTCGACCTCGATGAGGATCTGGCGCCCCGGCGCGTCGCCGGCGTCCCGCCGGACGGATTCTCCGCGACCGGCCAGGTCTGGGGGAACCCGCTGTACGACTGGGAGCGCCACCGCGAACAGGGCTATTCCTGGTGGATCGAGAGGATGCGGCGCCAGCTCGAACTGGTCGACGTCGTGCGCCTCGATCACTTCCGCGGCCTCGAGTCCTACTTCGCCGTTCCGGCGGGCGAGGACACCGCGGCCAACGGGGTCTGGGAGGCGGGTCCCGGCATGGAGCTCTTCTCGGCGCTCACCTCCGCCCTCGGCCCCCTGCCCCTGATCCTCGAGGACCTCGGCTACCTCACCCAAGAGGTCATCGACCTGCGGGAGGCCTCGGGATACCCGGGTATGCAGATCCTCCAATTCGCCTTCGACTCGCGCGAGCCCGCCGACTACCAGCCGCACCGCTTCCCCCGCGATTCGGTCGTCTACACGGGAACCCACGACAACAACACCCTCGTCGGCTGGTACCGCACGCTCTCCCAGGCGGATCGTGAGAAATCGATCGTCTACCTCAACAACGCACGCACGCCGGAATCCGAACGGCCCTGGGACTTCATCACGAGGGCGATGACCTCGGTGGCGAATACCTGCATCGTGCCCATGGCCGACTATCTTTGCCTCGACGGCGACGCCCGGATGAACACCCCCGCCGTCCCCGAGGGCAATTGGCAGTGGAGAATGGCCCCCGGGGCCTTCGACGAAGCGCTCGTCGACAGAATCCGCGCGCTCACCGAGGTGAGCGAACGCGCCGCAGGGAACTGA
- a CDS encoding M23 family metallopeptidase has protein sequence MSEAVDPCPLPSRREIREREASRLSSASARQSSRSPKGSSVFAVAKAGVLTSLLAMTVVVPLSGFVGSDASISLPSRAMGTAVGTTWMQGTRTVMSSSLAGSATAVSRARFRAPLTVTQCIPVETSANGERSVAVERRTVYMPIEVGRFQSTSPFGPRIHPVNGSLTFHTGTDMAAPLGTPLHAVYSGVVADVYFDPYGGDIVKIRHEFPDGTVFYSLYLHQYANQIVVTKGQNVEAGQVIGAVGSNGRSTGPHLHLEIHNASDDPVDPDAWLAANGAIDINQEACS, from the coding sequence GTGTCAGAGGCCGTTGACCCGTGCCCTTTGCCCTCGCGCCGCGAGATCCGCGAACGTGAGGCGAGTCGGCTTTCGAGCGCTTCCGCGCGGCAGTCCTCCCGGAGCCCGAAGGGGTCGTCCGTCTTCGCCGTCGCCAAAGCGGGCGTGCTCACGTCGCTGCTCGCGATGACCGTCGTCGTCCCCCTGTCGGGATTCGTCGGTTCGGACGCGTCGATCTCCCTGCCGTCGCGCGCGATGGGGACGGCGGTCGGCACCACCTGGATGCAGGGGACGCGCACGGTCATGTCGAGCTCGCTCGCGGGTTCGGCGACGGCCGTGTCCCGGGCGCGCTTCCGCGCGCCGCTCACCGTCACCCAGTGCATCCCCGTCGAGACCTCGGCGAACGGCGAGCGCTCCGTCGCGGTGGAGAGGCGGACCGTCTACATGCCGATCGAGGTCGGGCGCTTCCAGTCGACTTCGCCCTTCGGGCCGCGCATCCATCCCGTGAACGGCTCGTTGACTTTCCACACGGGGACCGACATGGCCGCCCCCCTGGGGACCCCGCTGCACGCGGTGTACTCCGGAGTGGTCGCCGATGTCTATTTCGACCCCTACGGCGGTGACATTGTCAAGATCCGTCACGAGTTCCCGGACGGCACGGTCTTCTACTCCCTCTACCTGCATCAGTACGCGAACCAGATCGTCGTCACGAAGGGCCAGAACGTCGAGGCGGGCCAGGTGATCGGCGCGGTCGGTTCGAACGGCAGGTCCACGGGACCTCACCTGCACCTGGAGATCCACAACGCCTCCGATGATCCGGTCGATCCGGATGCGTGGCTCGCCGCCAACGGGGCGATCGACATCAACCAAGAGGCTTGTTCATGA
- a CDS encoding glycerophosphodiester phosphodiesterase family protein: MIPVASRVGPIILAHRGGDEKATENTLEAFSYAYSLGIRHIETDVHLTADGLVVVSHDPTLERCFGVQARISDMTYREISRLRDAQGHQMPLLAEALTAFPAMYFNIDAKAKGVEGPLLEVLSENRALDRVLVTSFDESRVRRMREATRARVATSLGMSAVVRLVGAAKTASHPARWRVPGPHLGVVAAQVPQSFGPITVVDRRFVAAAHSLGLAVHVWTVDEPEEIMSLIGLGVDGIVTNRPRFVRDFLSERGLWDRPAPPGAPKGQGARD, encoded by the coding sequence ATGATCCCCGTCGCTTCGCGTGTCGGACCGATCATCCTCGCCCACAGGGGCGGCGATGAGAAGGCCACGGAGAATACGCTCGAAGCCTTCTCCTACGCGTATTCACTGGGGATCCGGCACATCGAGACCGATGTGCACCTCACGGCCGACGGGCTCGTCGTGGTGAGTCACGATCCGACCCTCGAGCGCTGCTTCGGCGTGCAGGCGAGGATCTCGGACATGACCTACCGGGAGATCTCGCGCCTGCGCGACGCCCAGGGCCATCAGATGCCCCTGCTCGCCGAGGCCTTGACGGCCTTCCCGGCGATGTACTTCAACATCGATGCGAAGGCGAAGGGCGTCGAGGGGCCGCTGCTCGAGGTGCTCTCCGAGAATCGGGCCCTCGATCGCGTGCTCGTCACTTCCTTCGATGAATCACGGGTCCGGCGGATGCGCGAGGCGACCCGGGCCCGCGTCGCCACCTCCTTGGGGATGAGTGCGGTCGTGCGCCTCGTCGGGGCCGCGAAGACGGCTTCGCATCCCGCGCGCTGGCGCGTGCCCGGCCCCCACCTCGGTGTCGTCGCCGCCCAGGTCCCGCAGTCTTTCGGTCCGATCACCGTGGTCGATCGCCGTTTCGTCGCCGCCGCGCATTCCCTGGGGCTCGCGGTCCATGTGTGGACGGTCGACGAGCCCGAGGAGATCATGAGCCTCATCGGCCTCGGCGTCGACGGCATCGTGACGAACCGCCCCCGTTTCGTGCGCGACTTCCTCTCCGAACGCGGACTGTGGGACCGGCCCGCCCCTCCGGGTGCCCCGAAGGGCCAGGGCGCCCGCGACTGA
- a CDS encoding ABC transporter substrate-binding protein: MSKFMKVAAASVAAAAALTSLAACSSGSDKAADDKGSVYYLSFKPEQDAIWQEVAKAYTAETGVEVKVVTAASGTYEQTLKSEIAKSDAPTLFQINGPIGLKNWKDYTADLTDTDFAKALLDPSMAVTADGKVYGVPYVVEGYGIIYNQKIMDAYFALDGAKAKSMDEVTNFETLKAVADDMQAKKDQLGIDGVFASTSLKPGEDWRWQTHLADLPVYFEYQDNKVDDMTDLTFSHNEEFKNIFDLYLTDSTIDPKLASSKAVTDSMAEFALGKAAMVQNGNWAYGQIAEVAGNTVAAEDVKMLPIYTGREGEDKQGLNIGTENFFSINSQASEADQKASIDFVNWLISSEKGKKFMVEDLGFIPPFNTFTEAEQPTDPLAKEVIRYMSDTEKETVPWVFTTFPSQTFKDDFGAALSQYAAGQMDWDKVVELFKTEWKAEKGA; encoded by the coding sequence ATGTCGAAGTTCATGAAGGTCGCGGCGGCTTCCGTCGCCGCAGCCGCCGCGCTCACCTCGCTCGCGGCATGCTCGTCGGGCTCGGACAAGGCCGCCGACGACAAGGGCTCCGTCTACTACCTCTCCTTCAAGCCCGAGCAGGACGCCATCTGGCAGGAGGTGGCCAAGGCCTACACCGCTGAGACCGGCGTCGAGGTCAAGGTCGTCACCGCCGCCTCCGGCACCTACGAGCAGACCCTCAAGTCGGAGATCGCCAAGTCCGACGCCCCCACCCTCTTCCAGATCAACGGCCCCATCGGCCTGAAGAACTGGAAGGACTACACCGCCGACCTGACGGACACCGATTTCGCCAAGGCACTCCTCGATCCCTCGATGGCCGTCACCGCGGACGGCAAGGTCTACGGCGTCCCCTACGTCGTCGAGGGCTACGGCATCATCTACAACCAGAAGATCATGGACGCCTACTTCGCCCTCGACGGCGCCAAGGCCAAGTCCATGGACGAGGTCACCAACTTCGAGACCCTCAAGGCCGTCGCCGACGACATGCAGGCGAAGAAGGACCAGCTCGGAATCGACGGCGTCTTCGCCTCGACCTCGCTCAAGCCGGGCGAGGACTGGCGCTGGCAGACCCACCTCGCCGACCTCCCGGTCTACTTCGAGTACCAGGACAACAAGGTCGACGACATGACCGACCTCACCTTCTCCCACAACGAAGAGTTCAAGAACATCTTCGACCTCTACCTGACCGATTCGACGATCGATCCGAAGCTCGCCTCCTCGAAGGCCGTCACCGACTCCATGGCCGAGTTCGCCCTCGGCAAGGCGGCGATGGTTCAGAACGGCAACTGGGCCTACGGCCAGATCGCCGAGGTCGCCGGCAACACCGTCGCGGCCGAGGACGTCAAGATGCTCCCGATCTACACCGGTCGCGAGGGCGAGGACAAGCAGGGCCTCAACATCGGCACCGAGAACTTCTTCTCGATCAACTCCCAGGCCTCCGAAGCCGACCAGAAGGCCTCGATCGACTTCGTCAACTGGCTCATCTCCTCCGAGAAGGGCAAGAAGTTCATGGTCGAGGACCTCGGCTTCATCCCGCCGTTCAACACCTTCACCGAGGCCGAGCAGCCGACCGATCCGCTCGCCAAGGAGGTCATCCGCTACATGTCCGACACCGAGAAGGAAACGGTTCCGTGGGTCTTCACGACCTTCCCGAGCCAGACCTTCAAGGATGACTTCGGCGCCGCCCTCTCCCAGTACGCGGCCGGCCAGATGGACTGGGACAAGGTCGTCGAGCTCTTCAAGACCGAGTGGAAGGCCGAGAAGGGCGCCTGA